A segment of the Streptomyces sp. NBC_01235 genome:
CAGGGCGACGAGCCTGAAAGCCCGCCGACCCAGGTCTTCCGGGAGCCAGTGGTTCCCGCCTGCGTAAGGCAGGGCATCGGCCGCAGCGAAACGGCTCTCGCCGTCGAGGACGGCAGGTACCAGGGGACGGACGCCATACTCGTCGTGCTGCCCGACACCTCCGACGGCGCCCGGATCGACGCCTACATCATGGACAAGACCTGTGTGGGTCATCCGTCGTCGGGCCCTGCCAAGGTTCTGCTGACGAACTCCTACACGCGTCACTGACAGCCGACACCTCGTCCCTGTTCTGCGTCCGTATCCCCCTGGCATCCCCTCCGGCGTCGTCCCTCCGTGTGCCCGGACACACCGGGAATGCACGCCCCTTAGGATCCGTTGGGTGGGGTGAGAGACCAAGTAGCTCCCCCGGTCGACCGATGCTGTCCAGAGACGAGGAAACAAGCCGTGAGCGACGTCCGTAACGTGATCATCATCGGCTCCGGGCCCGCCGGCTACACCGCGGCCCTTTACACCGCACGCGCGTCGCTGAAGCCGCTGGTGTTCGAAGGGGCCGTCACCGCGGGCGGCGCGCTGATGAACACCACCGAGGTAGAGAACTTCCCCGGCTTCCAGGACGGCATCATGGGCCCCGAGCTCATGGACAACATGCGCGCTCAGGCCGAGCGCTTCGGCGCCGAACTGATCCCCGACGACATCGTCTCCGTCGACCTCAGCGGTGAGATCAAGACCGTCACGGACACCGCAGGCACGGTTCACCGCGCGAAGGCCGTCATCGTGACCACCGGCTCCCAGCACCGCAAGCTCGGTCTGCCGAACGAGGACGCCCTCTCCGGTCGCGGCGTCTCCTGGTGCGCCACCTGTGACGGCTTCTTCTTCAAGGACCAGGACATCGCCGTGATCGGCGGCGGCGACACCGCGATGGAGGAGGCCACCTTCCTCTCCCGCTTCGCCAAGTCCGTGACGATCGTCCACCGCCGGGACACCCTGCGCGCCTCCAAGGCGATGCAGGAGCGTGCCTTCGCCGACCCGAAGATCAAGTTCGTCTGGGACAGCGAAGTCGCCGAGATCCAGGGCGATCAGAAGCTGGCCGGCCTGAAGCTGCGCAACCTCAAGACCGGCGAGCTCTCGGACCTTCCGGTGACCGGCCTGTTCATCGCGATCGGCCACGACCCGCGCACCGAGCTCTTCAAGGGACAGCTCGACCTCGACGAGGAGGGCTACCTCAAGGTCTCCGCCCCCTCCACCCGGACGAATGTGACCGGTGTCTTCGCCGCCGGTGACGTGGTCGACCACACCTACCGCCAGGCGATCACCGCGGCCGGCACCGGCTGTTCCTCCGCCCTCGACGCCGAGCGCTACCTCGCCGCCCTCGCGGACGAGGAGCAGGCCGAGCCCGAGAAGACCTCTGTCTGACCCCCTCTCCCGCCCCCGCACAAGGAATTAAGGAGCCCCCTGTGGCCGGCACCCTGAAGAATGTGACCGACGCCGACTTCGATGAGGTCGTCCTCAAGAGCGACAAGCCCGTCCTGGTGGACTTCTGGGCCGAGTGGTGCGGCCCGTGCCGTCAGATCGCTCCGTCGCTCGAGGCCATCGCCGCCGAGCACGGCGACAAGATCGAGATCGTCAAGCTCAACATCGACCAGAACCCGGCCACGGCCGCCAAGTACGGCGTCATGTCGATCCCGACACTGAACGTCTACCAGGGCGGCGAGGTCGCCAAGACCATCGTCGGTGCCAAGCCGAAGGCCGCGCTCGTGCGGGACCTGGAGACCTTCATCTCCGAGTGACGCTGAGCCGTCCCCCCGACGGCTGATGTTTCACGTGAAACACGAATGGGCCAGCCCACACGGGCCGGCCCATTCGCTTCATTGAACCCGTTACAGCGGTCGCAGCGCCGGCTCCTTCTGGACCGCTCCCAGCAACCGGTCGAGGGCCATCTCCACATCTTCCTTCCAGGAGAGCGTGGTCCGCAGCTCCAGCCTCATCCGCGGATGGACAGGATGGGGACGCACCGTCTTGAAGCCCACCGCAAGCAAGTGATCGGCCGGGAGCAAGCAGGCAGGTTCCTTCCAACGTGCGTCGCCGAAGGCCTCGATCGCCTTGAAGCCCCGCCGCAGCAGATCCTTGGCGACCGTCTGGACCATCACGCGGCCGAGTCCCTGCCCCTGGTAACCCGGCATGATGAACGCGGTCATCAACTGCACCGCGTCCGGCGACAGTGGACTCGTGGGAAAGGCCGTCGAGCGGGGAACGTAGGCGGGGGGCGCGTAGAGGACGAAGCCCACGGGGGCGTCGTCCACGTAGACGACCCGTCCGCACGACCCCCAGTCCAGCAGGACGGCGGAGATCCAGGACTCCTTCTCCAGGGAGGACGTGCCAGCCTTTACCGCGGCTGCACCGCTGACGGGGTCCAGCTCCCAGAAGACACACGAGCGACAACGCTTGGGAAGGTCCTGAAGGTTGTCCAGCGTGAGCGGTACGAGCCTGCGCCCCATGAAGGCTGTTCCTCGCTTCCTTCGCCCGCAGCGTCGCGAGCGGCTGTCAGAGCGCTCCGTTCTCTGAGCAGACTGCCGACGAAACCGCCGACCGCGCCCAGCCCCAGTCCGGCGCTCACCAGTCCGATCCGGCTCATCGTTCGCATGGCCCCCGCCTCCCGCTCCGAGGTACTGCCAGGTGGATGCGCCAAAGCCTCATCGCATCGTATCCACGATGCGATTCCATCGATACCGCCTGAAAGCAAAGAGCGAGCCGTGTTCCGGTACACACCGGACACGGCTCGCTCACAGAGTCCCACGACCGACACGACCCCGGCCGAGCTGCGGCTCAGTCTTCCGTCTCCTCGGTGTCGCCCTCCACGAGACCCTTCTGCAGAACGGGGCCCTCACCGGGAGCGAGCGTGCCGAGGATGCGCTCAAGGTCCTCCATGGACGCGAACTCGACGGTGATCTTGCCCTTCTTCTGCCCCAGGTCGACCTTCACCCGCGTCTCGAAGCGGTCCGAGAGCCGGGTTGCGAGGTCGGTCAGCGCCGGGGAGACCCGACCGCCGGCACGCGGACCCTTGGCACGCTGAGCCGTCTGCGGACGCGAGCCCATGAGGGTCACGATCTCCTCGACGGCCCGCACCGAGAGGCCTTCGGCCACGATGCGGTGAGCCAGCCGGTCCTGCTCCTCCGAGTCGTCGACGGAGAGCAACGCCCGGGCGTGACCGGCGGAGAGCACTCCCGCCGCGACCCGGCGCTGAACCGCCGGTGAGAGCTTCAGCAGACGGAGCGTGTTGGAGACCTGCGGGCGGGATCGGCCGATGCGGTCCGCCAACTGGTCGTGCGTGCAGTTGAAGTCCTTCAGCAACTGGTCGTAGGCGGCTGCCTCTTCCAGCGGGTTCAGCTGAGCCCGGTGAAGGTTCTCAAGGAGGGCGTCCAGGAGAAGCTTCTCGTCGTCCGTGGCCCGCACGATCGCCGGGATCGCCTCCAGGCCGGCCTCACGGCAGGCCCGCCAACGCCGCTCACCCATGATGAGCTCGTAGCGCGCGAGACCGGTCTGGCGTACGACGACCGGCTGGAGGAGTCCGACCTCCTTGATGGAGGTGATGAGCTCGTGCAGCGCGTCCTCGTCGAAGACCTCACGCGGCTGGCGCGGGTTCGGGGTGATCTGGTCGAGGGGGATCTCCGCGAAGTGCGCGCCGATGGGCGGCGCGGGCGTCTCCAGGGCGCCGTTCGCCGACAGCTCCTCTGTTTCACGTGAAACAGGCGGCAGCGTGGCCACCTTCGCCGCGGCCACCCCGCGGTCCGCCGTCAGAACCGGGACGGCTGCGGGGGTGGTTCCCCCGCCTCCCACCCCGGTCTGCGCCGGTGTCTTCTCCGTCGGGGCAGCAGGGATCAGCGCGCCAAGACCCCGACCCAGCCCCCTCCGTCGATCACTCACTGGATCCCCTCCACCGTGTTCAGGTTGTTCTGGGCGCCGATATGGGCGTGCGTCGCGTCATAGCTGACGCCGACACCCTTCAGCGCGAGTTCTCGTGCTGCCTCAAGGTAGGAGAGGGCACCGCTCGACCCCGGATCGTAGGTCAGCACCGTCTGCCCATAGCTCGGCGCCTCGGAGATACGGACCGAGCGGGGAATGCTCGTCCGCAGCACCTCGTCACCGAAGTGGGTGCGCACCTCCTCGGCGACCTGCGACGCGAGGCGCGTCCGGCCGTCGTACATGGTGAGCAGGATGGTCGACACATGTAGGGCGGGGTTGAGGTGCCCCCGCACCAGGTCGACGTTGCGCAGCAACTGTCCCAGTCCCTCCAGCGCGTAGTACTCGCACTGGATCGGGATGAGGACCTCGGCACCAGCCACCAGGGCGTTGACCGTCAGCAGGCCAAGCGACGGCGGGCAGTCGATGAGGATGTAGTCCAGCGGCTGCTCGTATGCCTGGATCGCTCGTTGCAGGCGGCTCTCACGTGCCACCAGGGACACCAACTCGATCTCAGCACCGGCGAGGTCGATCGTAGCGGGGGCGCAAAAGAGGCCCTCTACGTCGGGGACGGGCTGAACGACTTCGGCGAGGGGACGACTGTCGACCAACACGTCATAGATGGACGGCACCTCGGCGTGGTGGTCGATCCCCAGGGCGGTGGACGCGTTGCCCTGTGGGTCGAGGTCGACCACCAGGACACGGCCTCCGTGCAGGGCCAGGGACGCGGCAAGGTTGACCGTCGTCGTCGTCTTGCCCACCCCGCCCTTCTGGTTGGCCACCACGATCACACGGGTCTGTTCAGGGCGCGGCAGGCCCTCGCCGGCGCGGCCCAGAGCCTCCACCGCGAGTTGGGCAGCACGACCGATCGGGGTGTCGTCCATGGGGGGCGGTGTTTCACGTGAAACATCCTCCCCGAACGACTCGGTACGGGGACCGGGGACCGGATCGGTCATCGGTCCCGCGATGTTGGCGTCGGACCGCAAGGCTTCACTCTCCTCGACTTCAGGCTCGCAATGAACAGAGCCTCCCATGTCTTCGGGGTCATGAACCAGTGAGCCCTGTGGTTCTGTGGAGAAATCCACCTCTGTGGACAACTCCCGCCCCTCATCGAGTGAACCGAGAGGCTTGCGGTCGCGGGGTTCGGCTGCGGCACGACCGCGACTGATGATGCCGTGGAGAAGTGAGCGACGTTTCACGTGAAACACGATGCATGGGGGCCAGGTCGGCGCCTGCGCGACACCCCGGTATGCGTACGTTTGGCTTCTTGCGTGGAGTATGGCGGCTTCTCCGCGAGCGCCCGGGAGCAACGCCACCTCGGTTGCCGGCGCACAGAGAGGTCACCGCCGAGATGAGCCCGTCGGCCAGCGAGTGTCTTGCATCACAACGCATTCGCGTTCCTGCAGGCCGTCGCATGTGTCGCCTGCCGCCTGCTTCGCGAGGTCGCCGGACGGGGCAGTCGCCCTGGAGGGAGAGCAGGCCCTCAGGGTCGTCGGACGAAGGGGTCAGGAGCACGATCCCGGACTCCGGGAGCCGGTGAAGGAAGGGCGCCATGTGATCAGTGGTCACTTCGCCGTTCGGGACGACCTCGCCCACGCTGCGTCCGATCCGGTCGAAGGTCGCCTGGCTCTCGGTGCTCTGCCAGCCGGACAGGCGATGTCGGCCGCGACGTTGTCCTCGCCGAGCACCTTCACCGCCGCCCCGCGGGGGAAGACCTGGTAGCCGAGGGCCTTGAGGCCGGGACCATCCAGGTTCCGACCGGTCGGGTGCACCACGGCCAGAGCGCCCCGGCTTGGTGGGGATCGCCGTGGTGTCCGTGGCCACGGGGTGCGCGGCCCCGGCCGTGTACCTCCGCCGGGGCCGGGAGCCCGCCCCACGGTCGACGACAGCCGACCGTGGCCGGTGCTGCGGAGCACGGCACTGTGGTCCGTGCTGGTCCCCCTGGCCGCCGCGGGACTCGTCGGCCCCCTCGTCGCCGCCTGGCTCACCGCACCCGTCAGCAACGGAGGACCGACGTACCTCTCCACGGGACTGCTGGTCACCTGCGGCGCAGTCGTCGTGGGTGTGGCTCTCCTGGCATGGGCTGCACTCCGCGCTGATCGCCACTCGCCGCGCGGACTCATGGGCCCCGCCGGCCGAGGAGCAGGCCGCCGGCGAGTGCGCGGCCGGCGGGGCCCAGCGACATGAGGCCCGGCCAGGACGCGACGGCCGGATCAACGGCGGCGGCGGACCCGTCCGGTCCGGGCCGCCTTGGCCCGCTTGGCCGCGAATCGCACACCGCCCGGGCTCTCCCCGACCTCGACCCGCACCACCGTGGACAGCGGATCGACCACGCCCTCGCCGACATGCAGGACCGAGGTGCTCACGGCACCGAGCTTGCTCAGTGCCGCGGCGGCGCTCTTCAGCTCTTCCTCGGCGGTGTCGCCCTTGAGGGCGAGCATCTCGCCGTAGGGACGCAGCAGCGGGATGCCCCATGCGGCCAGGCGGTCCAGGGGGGCCACGGCGCGGGCGGTCACCACATGCACCGGTGGCACCGTGCCCATGACCTCCTCGGCGCGGCCCCGCACCACCGTCACATGGTCGAGGCCGAGCAGCTCGACGACCTCGGTGAGGAAGTTGGTGCGTCGCAGGAGCGGCTCCAGCAGGGTGATCTTCAGGTCCTCCCGCACGAGCGCCAGGGGAATGCCGGGCAGACCGGCACCCGAGCCGACGTCGCACACGGTCACGCCCTCGGGCACGACCTCGGAGAGCACCGCGCAGTTCAGGATGTGCCTCTCCCACAGGCGGGGCACCTCCCGCGGGCCGATGAGCCCGCGCTGCACGCCTGCCTCGGCCAGGAGCTCGGCGTATCGGACCGCATCACCGAAGCGATCGCCGAATACCTCACGTGCCACTTCGGGCGCAGGGGGGAGCTCCGCTGCCTCCGTCACGGGGACCGTCCTTCCGTACCGCATCAGCGCTTCGAGCGCCGACCACCAGAACTACCAGGCTGACAAAGACCGGCCCCGTCTGCGCAACAGACGGGGCCGGGGATACGTACGTACCGAATCAGTTGGGCAGCACGACGACGAAGCGCTGCGGCTCCTCGCCCTCGGACTCACTGCGCAGGCCCGCGGCCTTGACCGCGTCGTGCACGACCTTGCGCTCGAACGGCGTCATCGGCTTCAGCTTCACCGGCTCGCCGCTGTTCTTCGCGTCGGCCGCGGCCTTGGCGCCCAGCTCGGAGAGCTCGGCGCGCTTCTTGGCGCGATAGCCCGCGATGTCCAGCATCAGGCGGCTGCGGTCGCCGGTCTCCCGGTGCACGGCCAGGCGCGTGAGTTCCTGCAGCGCCTCCAGCACCTCGCCGTCCCGGCCGACCAGCTTGTGCAGGTCACGGGTGCCCGAGTCGCTGATGATCGACACGGAGGCGCGGTCGGCCTCGACGTCCATGTCGATGTCGCCGTCGAGATCGGCGATGTCCAGCAGACCCTCGAGGTAGTCCGCCGCGATCTCGCCCTCCTGCTCCAGGCGGGTCAGGGTGTCTGCACCCTCGGCGGCGGAGGAGGTGGTGCCTTCCGTCACGGGATGGGCTCCTTCTTACTTCTTGGACGGGGACTTGGGGCGCTGCGGGCCGCCCTTGCGCTGCCCGGACTGGGCCTTGCTGCGGCCTGAGGAGCCGGGCTTGGGAGCGGCCTGCTTGGCGGCGCCGGCCGCTCCGGAGGGCTTGGCGTCCTCCGGCTCGTCGGACTTGCTCAGCGAGGTGGGCTCGCCGGCCGCCTTGGACTGGCGCTGGGACTTCGACTGCCGCTTGGGCTGCTGGCGCTTGGCGGCGGCGCTCGTCGGCGTGCCGTCCTCGGCCTGGGCGGCGGCCTGGGCCTCGCTCTTGATCACGGTGCCGTCGGGCTGGGCCGCGAAGCCCACCTTGGTCAGACCGTTGATGAACTTGCGCTCGGCGTCGTTGCGGTCGCGGCCCTTGGCCACGATGGCCTTGACGATGGCCTTCTCGCCGCGGCTACGGGTCTTGCCGTGGTGCGTGACGTGCTTGTACAGGCGCTCCAGGTACGCGGCCTGAGCCTTGGAACCCGGCGTCGGGTTGTTGCGGATCACGTACATCTGCTGGCCCATGGTCCACACGTTGGTGGTCAGCCAGTAGACGAGGACACCGACGGGGAAGTTGATGCCGAAGACGGCGAACATGACCGGGAAGACGTACATCAGCATCTTCTGCTGCTGCATGAACGGCGTCTTCACCGAGGTGTCGACGTTCTTCGTCATCAGCTGGCGCTGCGTGAAGAACTGCGAGGCCGACATCATCACGATCATGATCGCGGTGACGACGCGGACGTCGGTCAGCGAGGCGCCGAGCGACTCCACCTTCGACGCACCGTCGGTGAACTTCGCGGCCAACGGAGCACCGAAGATGTGCGCCTTCTGCGCGCTCTCCAGGAGGCTCTGGTTGATCACGCCGATGGTGTCGCCCGTCGCGATGCCGTTGAGCACGTGGTACAGGGCGAAGAAGAACGGGGACTGCGCCAGGATGGGAAGGCACGAGGAGAGCGGGTTGGTGCCCGTCTCCTTGTACAGCTTCATCATCTCTTCGGACTGACGCTGTTTGTCGTTCTTGTAGCGCTCCTGGATCTTCTTCATCTCGGGCTGGAGCGTCTGCATGGCCCGCGTCGACTTGATCTGCTTCACGAACAGCGGGATCAGGCAGATACGGATCAGGATCACCAGGGACACGATCGACAGGCCCCAGGCCCACCCGGTGTCGGGGCCGAAGATGGCGCCGTACACCGTGTGGAACTGGACGATGACCCAGGAGACAGGTGTCGTGATGAAGCTGAAGAGGCTGGCAATCGTGTCCACTAATCATGCTCCTTGGGCATGGGACGGTGTCTCTGCGGCCGGGCTCGAGGGAGCTTCGGTGGCCGTTTCGGCGGCGGAGGTCCCGCCCCTGCGTGCACGCCAGGCGTCACGCAACATTTCGTGCCACCGCGGGCGCTTACGCGGCGGGACATGGTCCACTCCACCCAGCGACCACGGATTGCACCGCAGGATGCGCCAGGCCGTGAGTGCCGTTCCCTTGATCGCGCCGTGCCGGTCGATGGCCGTGTAGCCGTAGTGGGAGCACGACGGGTAGTACTTGCACACCGGCCCGAGCAGCGGACTGATCGTCCACTGGTAGAGCTTGATCAGAGCCAGCAGCGGGTACTTCATCGCGCGCCCCCTCCCAGTAGCCGTTGAAGGGCGGCATCCAGGTCTTGGGCCAGCTGTGCGTGGTCGGCGTCGCCCGCCCCGGGCAACGCCCGTACGACTACCAGGCTACCGGGGGGAAACAGGGTGACTCGGTCGCGCATCAGGTGACGCAGTCTGCGCTTCACCTTGTTGCGTACGACCGCGCCTCCCACGGCCTTGCTCACGACGAAACCCGCACGCGTCGGGGGAGCGCTCTCCCCAGGCGCGTGCGGGTCCGTGGCACCGCTTCGAAGATGGACGACGAGAGTCGGGCGTCCGGCCCGACGGCCCCGTCGTACCGCGGTCGCGAAGTCCTCGCGCCGCCTCAGCCGATGCTCGGTAGGCAGCACGACGTCATGACCTGATCAGGCTCAGGCGGACAGGTTCGCGCGACCCTTGCTGCGGCGGTTCGCAAGAATCGCGCGGCCGGCACGGGTGCGCATCCGCAGGCGGAAGCCGTGGGTCTTGGCGCGACGACGGTTGTTCGGCTGGAAGGTGCGCTTGCTCACTCGGGGGCTCCAGAAATCAATCGGTGGTGGCGGGGTGCCGTCCTGGCTGTCACCGTGCGCCCACGAGGTAGCTCGCGGTCAACGCCCGAGTGCACCGCTTCCCGATCACCTGACGTGATCTGTGCCCATCGGAGGCAGGCGGCAGCAGCCATCGACAACTCGACCTGGTTACGGTACGCGCGGCTACGCCATCCGGTCAAACCGGCGGTCACTGGGAGACACTATCCACAGGCTGGGGACAACAACTTGAACCGCAGCCGTCGCCCTGACTACCTTGGCTGAACTCCGATTCGTTCCTTTGTCCCTGCCCCCGCCCGATATGAATCCCCGCCGTCCCACAACCACACGTTCGTGGGACCCACGAGAGAGCGTGCCCTGTGGCTGACGTACCTGCCGATCTTGCCGCAGTGTGGCCACGAGTACTGGAGCAGCTCCTCGGCGAGGGCCGGGGCCAGGGTGTCGAGGGGAAGGACGAGCACTGGATCCGGCGCTGCCAGCCGCTCGCGCTGGTCGCCGACACCGCCCTGCTCGCCGTACCGAACGAATTCGCGAAGGGCGTCCTCGAAGGGCGCCTCGCCCCGATCGTCAGCGAGACGCTGAGCCGCGAGTGCGGTCGCCCGATCCGCATCGCGATCACCGTCGACGACTCCGCCGGCGAACCCCCGGCCCCGCCGGCACCCCCTGTCCAGCAGCAGTCGCGCTACGAGGAGCCCGAGCTCCCGTCCGGCCCGTACGACGGACAGCAGGACGGCCGGTACGACGGCGGATACGACAAGTCGTACGAGAGCCAGTACGAGGGCTACGGCCGGCACCGCGCCGACCAGTTGCCCCCGACGCCCGGCGACCAGCTCCCCGGCTCGCGCCCGGACCCGCTGCCCACCGCGCGGCCGGCGTACCCGTCGGAGTACCAGCGGCCCGAGCCCGGCGCGTGGCCGCGGCCGCAGCAGGACGAGTACAGCTGGCAGCAGCAGCGGCTCGGCTTCCCCGAGCGCGATCCGTACGCGTCGCCTTCGTCGCAGGACCAGTACGGCGGGCCCAACTCCCAGGACCCGTACGGCTCCCCGTCGCAGGACTCCTACGGTCCGCCGTCGCAGGACTACCGCCCCCAGCCGATGGAGCGGCCGCCCTACGATCCCTCGCCGTACGAGCAGAAGCGTTCCGACTACGAGTCCTCGCGCTCCGACTACGACCAGCGCGACCCGGGCCGGCGTGAGCTGCCCGATCCGCAGGCAGGTCTCGGGCATCCGCACCGCGGTGGCCCGGGCGGTCCCGGCCAGCCGGGCGGGGGTGGGCCGGGGCAGTCGGCCTCGCAGTCCTCGCCGAAGGCCGGCCTCGGTGAGCCGACGGCGCGTCTGAACCCGAAGTACCTCTTCGACACCTTCGTCATCGGCGCCTCCAACCGGTTCGCGCACGCGGCCGCCGTCGCCGTCGCCGAGGCACCGGCGAAGGCCTACAACCCCCTGTTCATCTATGGGGAGTCGGGCCTCGGCAAGACACACCTGCTGCACGCCATCGGGCACTACGCGCGAAGCCTCTACCCCGGCACGCGCGTGCGGTACGTGAGCTCCGAGGAGTTCACCAACGAGTTCATCAACTCCATCCGCGACGGCAAGGGCGACAGCTTCCGCAAGCGGTACCGCGAGATGGACATCCTGCTCGTCGACGACATCCAGTTCCTGGCGGACAAGGAGTCGACGCAGG
Coding sequences within it:
- the rsmG gene encoding 16S rRNA (guanine(527)-N(7))-methyltransferase RsmG, translated to MTEAAELPPAPEVAREVFGDRFGDAVRYAELLAEAGVQRGLIGPREVPRLWERHILNCAVLSEVVPEGVTVCDVGSGAGLPGIPLALVREDLKITLLEPLLRRTNFLTEVVELLGLDHVTVVRGRAEEVMGTVPPVHVVTARAVAPLDRLAAWGIPLLRPYGEMLALKGDTAEEELKSAAAALSKLGAVSTSVLHVGEGVVDPLSTVVRVEVGESPGGVRFAAKRAKAARTGRVRRRR
- the trxB gene encoding thioredoxin-disulfide reductase is translated as MSDVRNVIIIGSGPAGYTAALYTARASLKPLVFEGAVTAGGALMNTTEVENFPGFQDGIMGPELMDNMRAQAERFGAELIPDDIVSVDLSGEIKTVTDTAGTVHRAKAVIVTTGSQHRKLGLPNEDALSGRGVSWCATCDGFFFKDQDIAVIGGGDTAMEEATFLSRFAKSVTIVHRRDTLRASKAMQERAFADPKIKFVWDSEVAEIQGDQKLAGLKLRNLKTGELSDLPVTGLFIAIGHDPRTELFKGQLDLDEEGYLKVSAPSTRTNVTGVFAAGDVVDHTYRQAITAAGTGCSSALDAERYLAALADEEQAEPEKTSV
- a CDS encoding GNAT family N-acetyltransferase, producing the protein MGRRLVPLTLDNLQDLPKRCRSCVFWELDPVSGAAAVKAGTSSLEKESWISAVLLDWGSCGRVVYVDDAPVGFVLYAPPAYVPRSTAFPTSPLSPDAVQLMTAFIMPGYQGQGLGRVMVQTVAKDLLRRGFKAIEAFGDARWKEPACLLPADHLLAVGFKTVRPHPVHPRMRLELRTTLSWKEDVEMALDRLLGAVQKEPALRPL
- the yidC gene encoding membrane protein insertase YidC, with protein sequence MDTIASLFSFITTPVSWVIVQFHTVYGAIFGPDTGWAWGLSIVSLVILIRICLIPLFVKQIKSTRAMQTLQPEMKKIQERYKNDKQRQSEEMMKLYKETGTNPLSSCLPILAQSPFFFALYHVLNGIATGDTIGVINQSLLESAQKAHIFGAPLAAKFTDGASKVESLGASLTDVRVVTAIMIVMMSASQFFTQRQLMTKNVDTSVKTPFMQQQKMLMYVFPVMFAVFGINFPVGVLVYWLTTNVWTMGQQMYVIRNNPTPGSKAQAAYLERLYKHVTHHGKTRSRGEKAIVKAIVAKGRDRNDAERKFINGLTKVGFAAQPDGTVIKSEAQAAAQAEDGTPTSAAAKRQQPKRQSKSQRQSKAAGEPTSLSKSDEPEDAKPSGAAGAAKQAAPKPGSSGRSKAQSGQRKGGPQRPKSPSKK
- the dnaA gene encoding chromosomal replication initiator protein DnaA, whose product is MADVPADLAAVWPRVLEQLLGEGRGQGVEGKDEHWIRRCQPLALVADTALLAVPNEFAKGVLEGRLAPIVSETLSRECGRPIRIAITVDDSAGEPPAPPAPPVQQQSRYEEPELPSGPYDGQQDGRYDGGYDKSYESQYEGYGRHRADQLPPTPGDQLPGSRPDPLPTARPAYPSEYQRPEPGAWPRPQQDEYSWQQQRLGFPERDPYASPSSQDQYGGPNSQDPYGSPSQDSYGPPSQDYRPQPMERPPYDPSPYEQKRSDYESSRSDYDQRDPGRRELPDPQAGLGHPHRGGPGGPGQPGGGGPGQSASQSSPKAGLGEPTARLNPKYLFDTFVIGASNRFAHAAAVAVAEAPAKAYNPLFIYGESGLGKTHLLHAIGHYARSLYPGTRVRYVSSEEFTNEFINSIRDGKGDSFRKRYREMDILLVDDIQFLADKESTQEEFFHTFNTLHNANKQIVLSSDRPPKQLVTLEDRLRNRFEWGLITDVQPPELETRIAILRKKAVQEQLNAPPEVLEFIASRISRNIRELEGALIRVTAFASLNRQPVDLGLTEIVLKDLIPGGDDSTPEITSTAIMSATADYFGLTIEDLCGSSRGRQLVTARQIAMYLCRELTDLSLPKIGALFGGRDHTTVMHADRKIRNLMAERRSIYNQVTELTNRIKNG
- the rnpA gene encoding ribonuclease P protein component; protein product: MLPTEHRLRRREDFATAVRRGRRAGRPTLVVHLRSGATDPHAPGESAPPTRAGFVVSKAVGGAVVRNKVKRRLRHLMRDRVTLFPPGSLVVVRALPGAGDADHAQLAQDLDAALQRLLGGGAR
- the yidD gene encoding membrane protein insertion efficiency factor YidD, which translates into the protein MKYPLLALIKLYQWTISPLLGPVCKYYPSCSHYGYTAIDRHGAIKGTALTAWRILRCNPWSLGGVDHVPPRKRPRWHEMLRDAWRARRGGTSAAETATEAPSSPAAETPSHAQGA
- the trxA gene encoding thioredoxin, with amino-acid sequence MAGTLKNVTDADFDEVVLKSDKPVLVDFWAEWCGPCRQIAPSLEAIAAEHGDKIEIVKLNIDQNPATAAKYGVMSIPTLNVYQGGEVAKTIVGAKPKAALVRDLETFISE
- a CDS encoding Jag family protein, producing the protein MTEGTTSSAAEGADTLTRLEQEGEIAADYLEGLLDIADLDGDIDMDVEADRASVSIISDSGTRDLHKLVGRDGEVLEALQELTRLAVHRETGDRSRLMLDIAGYRAKKRAELSELGAKAAADAKNSGEPVKLKPMTPFERKVVHDAVKAAGLRSESEGEEPQRFVVVLPN
- a CDS encoding AAA family ATPase; the protein is MGGSVHCEPEVEESEALRSDANIAGPMTDPVPGPRTESFGEDVSRETPPPMDDTPIGRAAQLAVEALGRAGEGLPRPEQTRVIVVANQKGGVGKTTTTVNLAASLALHGGRVLVVDLDPQGNASTALGIDHHAEVPSIYDVLVDSRPLAEVVQPVPDVEGLFCAPATIDLAGAEIELVSLVARESRLQRAIQAYEQPLDYILIDCPPSLGLLTVNALVAGAEVLIPIQCEYYALEGLGQLLRNVDLVRGHLNPALHVSTILLTMYDGRTRLASQVAEEVRTHFGDEVLRTSIPRSVRISEAPSYGQTVLTYDPGSSGALSYLEAARELALKGVGVSYDATHAHIGAQNNLNTVEGIQ
- a CDS encoding ParB/RepB/Spo0J family partition protein; protein product: MSDRRRGLGRGLGALIPAAPTEKTPAQTGVGGGGTTPAAVPVLTADRGVAAAKVATLPPVSRETEELSANGALETPAPPIGAHFAEIPLDQITPNPRQPREVFDEDALHELITSIKEVGLLQPVVVRQTGLARYELIMGERRWRACREAGLEAIPAIVRATDDEKLLLDALLENLHRAQLNPLEEAAAYDQLLKDFNCTHDQLADRIGRSRPQVSNTLRLLKLSPAVQRRVAAGVLSAGHARALLSVDDSEEQDRLAHRIVAEGLSVRAVEEIVTLMGSRPQTAQRAKGPRAGGRVSPALTDLATRLSDRFETRVKVDLGQKKGKITVEFASMEDLERILGTLAPGEGPVLQKGLVEGDTEETED
- the rpmH gene encoding 50S ribosomal protein L34; its protein translation is MSKRTFQPNNRRRAKTHGFRLRMRTRAGRAILANRRSKGRANLSA